The bacterium genome contains the following window.
CATCAATTCATCTTCTTTTTCTTTTATCTTGCGGCGATATCCTTCCTCCATTGAAGTAAGCAAAATTTTTGGTAAGTAAATTCTGCTCCATAAATATCCGAGGAAGAATCCTCCTACAAAGTAAAATATCATAGTTGATACTGAAAAAACAAATGAACTGGGATGATTACCCATTCCACGGGAAAGTGTATTGCCTATTTCAACAATTCCGCCGCTCAACTGGTTTAATTGTACAAGACTTACGCCAACTATAATTTTAGTAATCCAGTCCGAAATTTCTTCGAGGTTAGTATTTGCTCCAATGTTTTCAGAATCTTTTATTGCGGGTGTGCGGGGAATGCCAAATATAAATCCAATGAATGCACCAACTATTGCACTAGTCAAAGCTATTATTGCGGAGAGACTTAAAATTGATAGGAAATTTTCAGAACCGCGTGCAAGAGCATAAAAACAGATTATAATTACACCGGTAACCAGAATGGAAGTAATGAAAAGAATGCTTTTGCCTTTTCCTTCTTCCAGTTTTCGAAGCTTGCTAAAATCGATATTAGCCATACGCTTTCAACCTCCCATAGTTAGTAACTTTTAGAACAAATTAATTTTTACTTAAATTTTTAATCCAACTTTGTCTGTTCGCGATAAAGATAACAATCTATTATTTAGCTGAGAGGAATGTCTATTTCCATTATGAGGACTAAAAGAACAGAACTTAATAAATTGTTTTATTGGTCTGATGAAAAAAATATGTAATTAAGTAAACAATACCAAACGGATAAATTAATTCTGACTCACAAATACTTTTCTATTCCCTGAATTCCGTACTGTTTATTCTTTTCAGTCATTTTAATGAAGTAATTTAGTCTCTGTTTGAAAACTTCAGGTCTCTTTCTTGCACCATCAATAAAAGCGATTCTTATTCGTTTATATGCATCTGAAAATTTCAGATAGTTATTCCAGGCTTCTTTGTTCTTCATGATCTCATCAATGATATCCATCGGGAAAATAAACTTTTCATTTTCCAGATCACCAAGTGCTTTACGGACTTCAGCGATAACTTTTTTCTTCTTGAGTAATCTTTTTAAACGCTCTTTATTTAATTGTGAATAACTGCTTTTTGGATTCCTTGGTGTGAATCTTTGAACGTGACTATCTTTCTCGAATTTCTTTGCCGTACTATCAATCCATCCGAAACACAAAGCTTCTTCAACAGCATCTTCATAAGATATTTTTGGTTTGCCCGACGCTTTGTTAGGAAAAATCAACCAGATTTCTTTTTCTTTTTTATAATTTTTCTTAAGCCAGTTACGCCACTCGCTACGGGTTTTAACTGATAATGTTCTTGAAATCTCCATCCTTTTATATTTTAATTATGGATTTAATTTCCAAATCTTGTCCGAAGTTTCCAGGTAAACGGGCAGGGCAGCTGATCCATACCAATTGTACAAATCCACATCGAGCAGTCCGGAGTTGATTGCAGGGTCAGTCTGCACAAGCTCTTCTGCTTCTTCAATTGTCTTCACGTCAAAAATAAAAATTCCACGATAGGAATTTTCATTTTTTCCAAGAGGTCCGGCTACGATCATTTTTCCTTCTTTTACAAGTCTGCGGATGTTAGCTAGATGTCCTCTGAAGCAGCTGTCTATTACTGCCTTATCGGTTGTTGTGTTTGAACCGGTTTTAAGTATTGCAAATACATAACTTTTCATGCCGTAGTCATCTGCATCAAATTTTTGTGCAAGGGTGGAA
Protein-coding sequences here:
- a CDS encoding YdeI/OmpD-associated family protein — translated: MEISRTLSVKTRSEWRNWLKKNYKKEKEIWLIFPNKASGKPKISYEDAVEEALCFGWIDSTAKKFEKDSHVQRFTPRNPKSSYSQLNKERLKRLLKKKKVIAEVRKALGDLENEKFIFPMDIIDEIMKNKEAWNNYLKFSDAYKRIRIAFIDGARKRPEVFKQRLNYFIKMTEKNKQYGIQGIEKYL